CGATGACGCGTAGTTACTAACTGCAAGGACACAATGTCATACCGAATATGACCTTGGCGAGTGGGAACTTGTAAAGTTGGAGATAACCTTACCGGTCGCGTCAACCTATGTTCCACGACTAAAATAACGTATAAAACAATTGTAGCAGTCTATATACTTTTTTGCGGCTACTACTAGTGGACTCTCACTTTGCAATCTTCTCCCCGAGACCAGGGACTTGGAAAAAGATATGTCCCTATGTTATGCCTAGAACAAATAGAAACCAATCAGCAACCAAGTGTGTACGAGCGCCTGAAGTTCGAGCACACAAATAGCTATATCTCACCATATAAATGAGCACTTAGTCGAAAAACATCTCAGCACATAGGGTATACTGTAGTAAACCCGGGATACTCTCGATCATTGAGCAATTCTACCTTCAATTTGCACATGccggatatatatatttagttacCTTGGTAGTTACGTCTAGGACAGAGGGCATAAATCAAGTTGGAGGCAGATGTCTGGACATTCGATCAGCATGTACACGTCTTCTATATCAAAATAAGAAATACTGACACAGTTTGAGCGTCATtatttgaaaaaaaaaaaaaaaaaaaaaaagactgGCAAGTCTCTCAGTCTTGATCTTGGCAGCCCTGAGCGATAGATGACTAAATTGGCTTAGTGTGTAGTTGCAAAAGAAACTAGCTCCTTAGGGTTAGACGAATCAAGCCTCTACCTGTTATCTACTTTAACTATAAAGATTAGGCTTTTCTAGCTATACGGATCCCTTTCTAGATATCCATTGAGGGCTTCAGGATTATCCCTACATCTTCGTCACTGTGGCCGGAGCTCGGGAAGTGGAAAATATATTTCCCGAGAATTCAAGGCCAAAATCAGACCCAGCCAGAGATTCAAATCTTCATCTACCCCATTGGGGTGCTAGCTCCTACAGTGTCAGGATTTAGTGTCAGGCGGAGCAGCTCTGAGCCTCTGGAGTCAGGATACCTCAGAAAGGATCATGTGATTTCTTTGACCGTGAGATAGGTTATACATGTCACCTTTTTGAAAAGAATTAactatactccgtattccTGATACAGTTAAATCTCTGAGACAATCGGAACTCTCCGGAGCTCTTTACTCCGGGGTTATATAATATCAGCTCCGAGCCTCCGACTGCCTCAGACCTACCCTAACTCAAAGCCACTAAATCCTGATCCCCCAGCAAATGGGACCACTACCCCACTGTTGCCCTCCTGATCCAGCCACAATTAGATGTGGTGCTGCGTAGCCTTCCTCAAACAGTTGCTCACTTTTATTGGATATGCCTTTCCTCCGTTTGTAGTGCTGTTGGGATTGTGCTCGAGCGGGTTTTTAATAACGGTTCCTTACCCATGGTGACTTCTGCTAGGTTGCCATTGGCAGTGATTCATGGAAACAGATTGTCCAAGCCCGGGACAAACGCTCATTAAGTAGGCTTCATTATGACCCCGAGGGTGTCCCGTCTCAATGCAGAAGGATTAACCTGCAATATGAATTCCCTAGGGACCCGGGACTCGTATTATTACGCTCTACTAGGTTCGAGATTTGGGATCATCACATTATGACGGAGTATATAATTATGATTCAATAGCATATGATCATTGGATGTGTCACTATAAGCCCACGTCTAACTGAACACAAACACCATCACTCACTCTATATATACGTCCTATCCCCACTCTTTTCGTCGTCCATTACCGAATTGAGTTCAATTTCTGGGCGGCAACCTCCAGGAGATTGTCTTGCCCCAGAGCATTCTGAGTATAGCGCGCGTTGTACttgatgatcttcttgaccttgttgTAACCCTGCACGGTGAGAGGGAGAGGCTCGGTGCTGAGGTTCCACATAACCTCCTCAGTGCAAGGAGGGGTGGTAAGGGAACCGGTGTACTGGTAGACTCCGTGACGGTTGAAGTGATCCAGAAGGCCCCCGAAGTCCAATTGGCCAGTCGTAGTGGAAGTGCCGGCATCGGGGATATTATCGATGGGAGCGAAAACAGAGTCGAAGAGGGGAACCGAGTCGCCGACCTCAGAGAGctgaaagaagaagccgacgaCGGCAGTTTCCTTGGCTAGGGGGGAATGGTCAGTGGTTATTCATTTGAGAATACAGGAAGAAATGGGGCTTACCGGCGGTCTGGAAGACAAAGTGGACTTCCATCGGGAAGTGTTCCTCGTTGACGTGGTGCTCACTGGGGGTATGGAAGTGGAACTGAGCCAGAGTGTAGGTCTTGCTGTTGGCTGTCAGTGAGCCATTGGTCAAGGTAACCTGGAGACCGAAGCCCAGGTTCTCCAACTTGGAGCCGTCGGCCAGGGGTAGGTCGAGCTTGAGGGAGCCCGATGCAGCATAGTCGATGGCAGCGCTGTCAATGACAATGGGCGACTGGTGTTTACCCTTGGCGCAGGCCTCGTTAGCCTCGTCAAGGCCATACCAGTTCAAGGGGCCTCCAAGCCCAGTGTAGTTGAACTTGTTGGCATCATCCAGACCACCTGCCGCACGGCGCATGACAGGACTGTGGATGCAAAAGGCCGATGCACCGGCCAAGAGGGGGAGCAAAGTAGTGGCGAACTTCATGACGGATGAACAGCGAAAAAAGATAATGGGTTGGAAGCAAGGTAACCACATAGTGAGTGGCACGATGCTACTTATACTTCCCCTCCCAAGAGAACTGCTGGAGCAATATTACATCTGTGTTAATGATCCCTCTCCTGCATCCCAGCGGCTGTTTCCACGT
This window of the Aspergillus flavus chromosome 8, complete sequence genome carries:
- a CDS encoding putative carbonic anhydrase, with the translated sequence MWLPCFQPIIFFRCSSVMKFATTLLPLLAGASAFCIHSPVMRRAAGGLDDANKFNYTGLGGPLNWYGLDEANEACAKGKHQSPIVIDSAAIDYAASGSLKLDLPLADGSKLENLGFGLQVTLTNGSLTANSKTYTLAQFHFHTPSEHHVNEEHFPMEVHFVFQTAAKETAVVGFFFQLSEVGDSVPLFDSVFAPIDNIPDAGTSTTTGQLDFGGLLDHFNRHGVYQYTGSLTTPPCTEEVMWNLSTEPLPLTVQGYNKVKKIIKYNARYTQNALGQDNLLEVAAQKLNSIR